TGGTAAAAATATCAAAGATATTCGGAGACGAAATCTATGAAGTAGCTGATGTTACAATTGATGGAGTACCCGGCAAGAAACTTGTTTACTCATTTCCTCTTTCCGGTGGTATGTTCAACGGTATGATGCTTATGGCTGCTAAAGATACTGTAAAAGCAACAACCCTAATTATTGAAGCATTTGATAACAGCTTCGAAACATACAAATCAACATTTGATGAAATAGCTTCATCTTTTGTGCTTGGTAAAGCTCCTGCACCAAAGAAAATTGATACAATTCTTCAGGTTGAAGAAGCTCCTCCACCATCAGAAAATCTTGAAGTCAGAGGCGGTGATGGATTTGAAATAGGTGTACCTGATAATTTCAAAGCTGAAAATATCGGTAAAGCTGCTAATGCTCAACGTGCATGGAGTTTCTTAGGAGCAAGAAGAGGCGACAGTTTCATTAAAATCGAAACTTTTGATGCTTCACAACAAAAAGATTTGAAGAAAATTGTTGATGAAAACCGTGCAAGCTTCCAAAATGCGAATCCTAAAGAAACTACTCTTGGCGGAAAAAAAGCTTACTTGCTTGAATACAAACCTGCCGGAACTGTAAAAGGTAAAGTATGGTTTGCTCTCAGCGGCGATAAGATGTACAGAGTTACAATCAATTGGTTTACAGGTGAAGAAAAAGATTTCTTACCAGTTTTCGAGAAATCAGTTGCATCATTTAAATTTAAATAATTCAATTATTTTTTTAAATATTATGTTCAGGGGCTTTTCGTAAGCCCCTTTTTTTATAAAAATTGTATGAATAATTATTATTATGTTAATTTATTTATTCTACAATAATAATCTTTCGTAAATTTGTATTTTATATAAACATCATTTATCGAATGAATATTTTAGTTGGATTCTTAGGCATATTATTTATAATCGGACTTGTTTGGATATTTTCAACTGAGAAAAAACGCTTCCCATTCAGAATCGTTATAGTTGGTATAATTTTGCAGTTGACACTTGCATATCTTGTGCTTAAATTTCCTGCAGGAGTTGATGCTTTCAAGCACTTTGGAGCAGCAATTACAAATTTTCTTAACAGCAGTCTGAAAAGCGCCGAGTTCCTTTTTGGAAATGCTATAAATCCAGACAGTTTTAGTCTCTTTGGCTTTCAATTTGCTATAATTGTCACCTGTACTATTGTATTTTTCTCAGCATTCGTATCAATTCTATATCATTACGGCATAATCCAAAAAGTTGTGTACGGAATGGCTTGGGTAATGCAGAAAACTCTTGGCACTTCAGGCGTCGAGTCTCTTTCAGCCTCAGCAAATATATTTTTAGGACAAACTGAAGCGCCTCTGCTGGTCAGGCATTATCTCAAAGATGTATCAACCTCGGAACTATTTTCCATAATGACCGTTGGATTTGCTACTATTGCAGGCGGTGTTCTTGCTGCTTACGTCGCGATGGGAATTGATGCTACATATCTTGTTACAGCAAGTATTATTTCAGCTCCGGGAGGATTAATACTATCAAAAATTGTTATCCCTCCATCAGGAAAAGGCACTTCTCTAAGTGAAATCAATGATATTGAAATTCCTAAAGCAAATAATCTGCTGATGGCAATAACAAATGGAGCCACAGACGGCATTATGCTTTCAATTAATATAATGGCGATGCTTATCGCATTTATTGCTCTTATTGCGATTGTTGATGGAGGATTGGGGCTTGTTCATAGCTGGTTAAGTCCGTATGGGATGGCATTTCTTCCTTCTTCATTCAGAGAATTACTTGGCTATATATTTATGCCATTTGCATTTTTGACAAATATTCCATGGGAAGAAGCGAGAGCATTTGGTGGATTATTAGGAACTAAGCTCGCTGTTAATGAATTCATAGCTTTCTCAGACCTGGGTGAACTTATCAGAACAGGTGCAATCAGCGAAAGAACTGCTGTAATCTCGACATTTGCTTTATGCGGATTTGCCAATTTCAGCTCCGTAGCTATTCAAATTGGGGGTATTGGTTCGCTGGTTCCTGAAAGAAAAGAAGAATTATCACGAATCGGATTTAAAGCTATGCTTGTTGGTGCTCTGACAAATATGCTCACAGCAACGATTGCCGGAATATTACTTTAGGTGTGTTAAGGTATATGAGAAAAAATTAAAAATCTATACTGAATAAAATGACATTATTTAAATATTCTATTTTTTATTGTTAAGTGGGAATATTGATTTAGCTATTTTGGGGTCTGTTGTAAATCAAACCAATACAAATATTAGATATTTAGATATATTCACCAGGAAACTTATGTATAATGCATGTATAATTATTGATATAAAAGAAACTCTAGAAAAAATATTCAATGCTAAATTTGAGATTATCATAATTCGTAAAATTATGAACTCGGATCCCAAACAAAAGATTGATATTTAGTGCTAATATTTATGCTAAGTTGCTTGTAATATACATTTTTTTACAAACTACAATATCGTATTTTACTATATCCTTCAGATTTTGATACAGCAAGCTGTTTACATATTAATTTTATGATATTATACATTTTTTAAATTCAATTACTATATAAACTAAAATAAAATGAGTATTTTTGCATTTATGCTTTGTAGAAAATGTAAATGTAAAAGTATGTAATTTATTAAAGCATTTCTAAAGCAATTAGGAAATTATAAATATGAATAATTTTGATACAGCAAATTCAGTTTTTGAAGAATTAGTTAGTTACATTTCAAAAAATGGAGTTCAACAAAAGATTAAACCCGTTTACAAAACAGAAGACTTTGCACTGTATAAAGGTGATAGTTTAGAAATAATGAGCCGCTTTCCAGATAATTACATTGATATGATTTTTGCGGATCCACCATATATGCTCTCAAATAACGGTTTTACATGTCATAATGGTAGAATGGTTAGTGTCAATAAGGGGAAATGGGATAAATCATATGGATTTGATAATGATTTAGAATTTCATGAAACATGGATAAAAGAATGTAAACGCGTATTGAAGCCTGAGGGGACAATCTGGATTAGTGGCACATATCATTCAATATACCAATGCGGTTTTTTACTACAAAAACTTGGCTATCATTTACTTAATGACATCGCTTGGTTTAAACCGAACGCTTCACCCAATTTGAGTTGCAGATTTTTTACAGCATCACACGAAACTTTATTATGGGCACGAAAGGATAAAAATGCTAAACATTATTTCAATTATGAATCAATGAAAAACGGAAAATATCCTGAAGATAATTTAAAGAAACCTGACTTACAAATGAGATCAGTTTGGAGCATTCCAACCCCTTCACAAAGTGAAAAGGAGTTTGGAAAGCATCCAACTCAAAAACCTTTGGCATTACTAAAAAGAATTGTATTGGCATCAACTAAACCGGGCGATATTATTTTTGACCCGTTCAATGGAGGTGGTACCACAGGTATTGCTGCAACTTTGATTGGAGCACGTAAATATATTGGTTGCGATTTAAATAGTGAATATATTGATTTAACGATAAGAAAGTATGAGTCTTTGAAAATGCAGAATGGATTTTTATAATGAAAAGCTATACTAACAATAAAGTTTTAAAAGGGAGTTGGATTAAAAGGCAAAGTTATTTTCTTAGCTCTGATATGCTGGGTGATGGATCTAAAGCAGGATGGAAATTAATTGAAATTTTTCTAATTGAAAGTATCAAGTATAATCCAATTGAATCCAATTTCATTATTAATGAATCAAGTGTTGGAGATGATAGAAAATTAATCAGCTTTCGGATTTTATCCCATTATATTCGATTCAAATTTAAATTTGAAAGATGGTCAACAACATTTGAAATATATTTATACATGGGTTGAGGAAAAGAATAAATGGTAACACGTGTTGTTGCAATGCGCAACTTAGAAAAATACATTGGGCAAGACTTATCTGAATTAGCAGCTAAACATGGAATTACAACCTATAAAGACGGCAAACAAAATAAAGGTTGGAAGGGATTGACATTAGAACATTTGGCTGGGCTATCAAATGATAACAAGCAAGCACCAAACGGACTTGGATTTGAATTGAAATCAACGGCATTTTATAAAGTAAAAGGGGTTTGGACACCAAAAGAAACATTTGCAATTACTATGATTAATCCGAAATATTTAATTGAAACATCATTTTTTGAAAGCCATTGTTGGGATAAGCTAAAGTCGCTCGTTTACTGTGCAGTAACATGGAATGGAAAACACAATGTAAAATCGGAATTACTAAAGGTTGAATCGTTTGACTTTTTAGAAAGTAATACTTTGATTCAGGAAATTCAGGCAGATTATGAGTTTATTCGATATAAATTGATTGAACAAGGATTCCAATCCCTAACAGGCAGAGACGGTAAATGGATTCAGGCAAGAACAAAAGGAACAGGTCACGGTTCGACAAGTCGTGCATTCTATGCGAGGAAATGCCTAATAAAGGAAATAATCAAATTATAAATTTACTTTGTGTTATCAAAATATTAACAAATTCCCCATTATCAACTTGAATTCCTTTTTAAACTGAATAAAAATCAGTATTTTTGGAAATTGAGAAATTTCAATTATCTTAATATTATTATAAATTGTAAAAACAAATATTTTGGTAAAAATAGGTATAGATTAAAATCTACATCATCGAAATTACTAATTAAATAAAATACATTATGAAAAATACAGAAAAAATAGTTATCCTTGATTTCGGCTCGCAATACACGCAGCTAATAGCACGCAAAGTCCGCGAATGTGGCGTTTTTGCTGAAATTTTCCCTTATAATATCTCGCAAGAGAATCTTATGGAACTAA
This window of the Ignavibacteriota bacterium genome carries:
- a CDS encoding NupC/NupG family nucleoside CNT transporter, whose translation is MNILVGFLGILFIIGLVWIFSTEKKRFPFRIVIVGIILQLTLAYLVLKFPAGVDAFKHFGAAITNFLNSSLKSAEFLFGNAINPDSFSLFGFQFAIIVTCTIVFFSAFVSILYHYGIIQKVVYGMAWVMQKTLGTSGVESLSASANIFLGQTEAPLLVRHYLKDVSTSELFSIMTVGFATIAGGVLAAYVAMGIDATYLVTASIISAPGGLILSKIVIPPSGKGTSLSEINDIEIPKANNLLMAITNGATDGIMLSINIMAMLIAFIALIAIVDGGLGLVHSWLSPYGMAFLPSSFRELLGYIFMPFAFLTNIPWEEARAFGGLLGTKLAVNEFIAFSDLGELIRTGAISERTAVISTFALCGFANFSSVAIQIGGIGSLVPERKEELSRIGFKAMLVGALTNMLTATIAGILL
- a CDS encoding site-specific DNA-methyltransferase translates to MNNFDTANSVFEELVSYISKNGVQQKIKPVYKTEDFALYKGDSLEIMSRFPDNYIDMIFADPPYMLSNNGFTCHNGRMVSVNKGKWDKSYGFDNDLEFHETWIKECKRVLKPEGTIWISGTYHSIYQCGFLLQKLGYHLLNDIAWFKPNASPNLSCRFFTASHETLLWARKDKNAKHYFNYESMKNGKYPEDNLKKPDLQMRSVWSIPTPSQSEKEFGKHPTQKPLALLKRIVLASTKPGDIIFDPFNGGGTTGIAATLIGARKYIGCDLNSEYIDLTIRKYESLKMQNGFL